DNA from Pseudomonas mendocina:
GGCTCACCCTCGATGCGCTCCCATTTGCAGGCGTCGACGACGGGCATCGGTTGGGTGTCGCGCAGGACGGTGATCGGTTTGTTGGCCATGTCAGGCTCCTGATTCAGACAAAAGGTTTCCCACCTTAGGCCGCAAGGCTGTGGTGCAATTGTCTGGAGTCGACCTCCGGCTAGTCGTTTGCGCTGTCCGACGCGTCTCGCCAGTTGCCGCCAGGGCGCGGCTTCAGTTCTGCCGGCAAGGCCTGCAGCAGGTAATCCATGAACAGGCGAACCTTGGGCGTCAGCTCGTAGCGATCACGCACGCACAGGTAATAATCCAGCGGTGCGCTGGTCGCCCGGCTGCGGGTGGGCGTCGCGGAAGAGAACAGCTCCACCAGTTCGCCGCGTGCCAGGTAGGGATCGGCGACGAAGGAGGCCAGGCGGGTGACGCCTCCACCTGCTGCCGCGCATAGGGCGAGGGCGTCGATGTCGTTGCTGCTCATGCTGGCCCTGACCTGTGCATCGAAGTGCAGACCGTCACGCACGAAGCCCCAGCGCAGGAAGCGTCCGTCGACAGCGATACGAAACAGCAGGCAGTCGTGATCGCGCAGATCCTCCGGCTCGCTCGGTCGTCCGGCACGCTGCAAGTAGGACGGGGCGGCGCAGAAACGAGTCTGCGCGGTGGCGATGTGCCGGGCGACCAGGCCGTCCTGCAACTGCTGTTCGATGTGGATGCTGACGTCCACGCCTTCCTGGATGTGGTCGACACTGGCGTCGGTGGTCAGCAGTTCGCAGCGGATGCGTGGATGGCGAGCCATGAAGCCGGGGATCCGCGGTGCCAGCACGTGGCGGCCAAAGGCGGCACTGGCGGCGATGCGCAGCAGGCCACGGGGCTCATCCTGCAGGTCGGCCACGGCGGCGCGGGCCAGCTCCAGTTCCTGGATCACGCTCTGCACCCGCTCGAAGTACAGCGCACCGGCATCGGTGAGCGCCAGGCTACGAGTGGTTCGGGTCAGCAGGCGTGTGCCCAGGCTCTGCTCCAGGCGGGCGATGTTCTGGCTCGCTGCCGCGGCGCTGATGCCCTGTAGCCTGGCGCCAGCGGCAATGCTGCCGCTTTCCACGGCTTTGACGAAACTCTCCAGGCCGCGCAGGGTATCCGTGCTTTTGCTTTCCAATACTCGATCGATCCGTAAGTTAAGCTTGATACTTAACTTACCTTTGCCCCTCTACCGCGGCAATCCCTGGTCTCGTTAGAGTGCCTCGCACTTCATCCAACCGGTACCGCGCCCATGTCCGATCTCGAACTCACTCCCTCTGCCACGCGAAGCTGGAAGCTGCCTGCCCGCGCCATGCCCGTGGCGTTCGCCTTCTTCATGTCAGCGATCATGGCCATGCTCATGTCGCTGGTGATCACCGCTGCCAACAAGGGGATTGGCGACGGCTATCTGCAAGCCGTGCTGAG
Protein-coding regions in this window:
- a CDS encoding LysR substrate-binding domain-containing protein, whose translation is MESKSTDTLRGLESFVKAVESGSIAAGARLQGISAAAASQNIARLEQSLGTRLLTRTTRSLALTDAGALYFERVQSVIQELELARAAVADLQDEPRGLLRIAASAAFGRHVLAPRIPGFMARHPRIRCELLTTDASVDHIQEGVDVSIHIEQQLQDGLVARHIATAQTRFCAAPSYLQRAGRPSEPEDLRDHDCLLFRIAVDGRFLRWGFVRDGLHFDAQVRASMSSNDIDALALCAAAGGGVTRLASFVADPYLARGELVELFSSATPTRSRATSAPLDYYLCVRDRYELTPKVRLFMDYLLQALPAELKPRPGGNWRDASDSAND
- a CDS encoding DUF2798 domain-containing protein translates to MSDLELTPSATRSWKLPARAMPVAFAFFMSAIMAMLMSLVITAANKGIGDGYLQAVLSAYSLAMPVAFVCVMLVRPIVLKLVSLTVRMP